One window from the genome of candidate division KSB1 bacterium encodes:
- a CDS encoding NUDIX hydrolase, with product MVNLKNNPFFKVLFSAKFSHAQLVINWNPEKRELPLELTQKIDSFWQQEIVETGKNKFIFNGELCRLNGWHFQKDKLTLDLGLSDYNELLYSNQFTNDIAERFGKDSLSRALGVSVVLVSHDEQIILIKRSKAVGENPGDLDVLGGHIHPQENAVSGIPDPFLAIKAEIREEVHLDLKNDDPLDCIGLIETVDTKKPELFFKAKSRLKTEEIIRLASLKQSGEVAEFLTISNKKKSLAQFLEANSNQFSPSALGVLCVYANTF from the coding sequence GTGGTAAATTTAAAGAACAACCCATTTTTCAAGGTACTATTTTCAGCCAAATTTAGTCATGCTCAACTCGTCATTAATTGGAATCCCGAAAAACGAGAACTCCCACTTGAACTAACTCAGAAAATTGATTCATTCTGGCAGCAAGAAATCGTTGAGACCGGGAAAAACAAATTTATCTTTAATGGCGAATTGTGCAGACTGAATGGCTGGCATTTTCAAAAAGATAAACTCACGCTTGATTTAGGCCTCTCGGATTACAATGAACTCCTTTATTCCAATCAATTTACGAATGACATCGCGGAACGATTTGGGAAGGATTCTCTTTCCAGAGCTTTGGGGGTCAGCGTTGTTCTGGTTAGCCATGACGAGCAAATCATCTTGATTAAGAGAAGCAAAGCCGTCGGGGAAAATCCGGGAGACCTTGATGTTTTAGGCGGCCACATCCACCCACAAGAAAATGCGGTCTCGGGAATCCCCGATCCGTTTTTGGCGATTAAAGCTGAAATCAGAGAGGAAGTTCATTTAGATTTGAAAAATGACGATCCGCTGGATTGTATCGGTCTGATTGAAACTGTGGATACTAAAAAGCCGGAATTGTTTTTTAAGGCAAAAAGCAGATTGAAAACCGAAGAAATTATCAGATTGGCTTCGTTAAAGCAATCAGGAGAGGTTGCAGAATTCTTGACTATTTCAAACAAAAAAAAATCGCTTGCTCAGTTTTTAGAAGCGAATTCAAACCAATTTAGTCCGTCTGCTTTGGGGGTTTTGTGCGTCTATGCAAACACTTTTTAA
- the pduL gene encoding phosphate propanoyltransferase → MSKRQKLIPVGISNRHFHISQKDLEVLFGAGYQLHTFRDISQKGQFAAEETIDLEGPKGKISGIRIVGPTRGQTQLEISRSDAYKLGIDPPVRYSGDLAGSPGAKLIGPKGEITLKEGIIVPQRHIHMSPRDAQRFGVRDRERVFAAPVSKEAIDPGCEPRTIIFANVLIRVDETFVLDFHLDTDEANASGLKNGDQVYIVRKDSKAQPVRNRKLITEHDVRQAIRQRRKISVPEGAIVTPAAVELAKAHNVFEK, encoded by the coding sequence ATGTCAAAGCGCCAAAAACTCATTCCTGTTGGAATATCAAACCGGCATTTTCACATTTCACAAAAAGATCTGGAAGTTTTATTTGGAGCAGGATATCAACTGCACACGTTTCGCGATATTTCCCAGAAAGGTCAATTCGCCGCCGAAGAAACGATAGATCTTGAAGGTCCGAAAGGCAAAATCTCAGGAATTCGAATCGTGGGTCCAACCAGGGGGCAAACCCAGCTCGAAATCTCGCGCTCCGATGCTTATAAATTGGGAATCGATCCGCCGGTGCGATATTCCGGTGATCTCGCCGGTTCTCCCGGAGCAAAACTCATAGGCCCCAAAGGTGAGATTACATTAAAAGAAGGAATCATTGTTCCGCAACGGCATATTCACATGAGTCCGAGAGATGCCCAACGGTTTGGGGTTCGTGACCGGGAGCGCGTGTTTGCCGCACCGGTCTCGAAAGAGGCAATCGATCCCGGGTGTGAGCCACGGACGATTATTTTTGCAAATGTCCTCATCCGTGTTGATGAGACTTTTGTGCTGGATTTTCATCTCGATACGGACGAAGCCAATGCATCCGGGCTAAAAAACGGCGACCAGGTCTACATTGTCAGAAAAGATTCGAAGGCCCAACCTGTGCGCAATCGTAAGCTCATCACTGAGCACGATGTGCGCCAGGCAATCCGACAGCGGAGAAAAATCTCTGTACCGGAAGGTGCGATTGTTACGCCGGCCGCAGTAGAGCTAGCGAAGGCGCATAATGTTTTTGAGAAATAG
- a CDS encoding aldehyde dehydrogenase family protein: protein MSLDKDLETVQAVRNLCAKAKEAHLELKEYNQKEIDNIVAAMAEAGFQASERLAQLAVQETGYGNVPDKIKKNQFCTRDLYNSIRKLRTVGIIREDRSNSILEIAEPFGVVAAIIPTTNPTSTAMFKSIISLKARNGVVISPHPRAVKCIKESARVVHDAAIAAGAPEGIIGVISNPTLQATNELMRSKDTNVILATGGSGLVKAAYSAGKPAYGVGPGNVPVYIDRSANYKKAVADAVAGKSFDYGTLCSSEQALIVDQPIKERVIAELKHQGAYFLNPDEIRMLEKVLLTPDFRVNPEMVGKSPQVLAQKAGFTIPPDIRVLIAELAGVGKTYPLSAEKLSPTFVFYTVNGVEEGIRRAQEILNFGGRGHTAAVHAKNDRVIRQFGLAVPAFRVVVNSPASIGAVGYTNRLMPSMTLGCGTFGGNITSDNISAHHLMNIKRVAYETKPLSAPRNGTTWRPAERSDAPYTKALSGNVSRKGSTRTTDSIPKRRDGIGASKKVYGATGMTESEVEQVIEEFVKNR, encoded by the coding sequence GTGTCTCTCGACAAAGACCTCGAAACAGTACAAGCAGTTCGTAATCTTTGTGCCAAAGCGAAAGAGGCTCACTTAGAGCTCAAAGAGTACAACCAGAAAGAAATCGACAACATCGTTGCGGCGATGGCGGAGGCTGGATTTCAAGCCTCCGAAAGACTCGCGCAGCTCGCTGTTCAAGAAACAGGCTACGGCAATGTCCCCGATAAGATCAAAAAGAATCAGTTCTGCACACGAGACCTTTATAATTCCATCCGAAAGCTACGTACCGTCGGCATCATCCGGGAAGATCGGTCGAACAGTATTTTAGAAATAGCCGAACCCTTTGGGGTGGTTGCGGCGATTATCCCAACGACCAATCCGACTTCCACAGCGATGTTTAAAAGTATTATTTCGCTTAAAGCCCGCAACGGCGTGGTCATTTCTCCTCACCCCAGGGCTGTGAAGTGCATTAAAGAATCCGCTAGAGTTGTTCATGACGCAGCAATAGCTGCCGGAGCTCCGGAAGGAATAATTGGCGTCATTTCAAATCCGACCTTGCAGGCAACCAATGAGCTCATGAGAAGCAAAGATACCAACGTCATTTTGGCCACGGGAGGTTCGGGGTTGGTGAAAGCAGCTTACAGTGCCGGTAAGCCGGCCTATGGTGTGGGCCCAGGAAACGTTCCGGTTTACATCGATCGTTCTGCCAACTATAAAAAAGCGGTCGCAGACGCCGTCGCCGGTAAATCATTCGATTACGGCACCCTCTGCTCTTCGGAACAAGCCCTGATCGTTGATCAACCGATAAAAGAAAGGGTCATTGCAGAATTAAAACACCAAGGTGCTTATTTTCTAAACCCGGATGAAATTCGCATGCTGGAGAAGGTTCTCTTAACTCCGGATTTTAGAGTCAACCCGGAAATGGTTGGTAAATCGCCGCAAGTTTTAGCCCAGAAAGCCGGATTCACGATTCCTCCGGACATTCGGGTTTTGATTGCGGAACTCGCCGGCGTGGGCAAGACCTATCCGCTTTCAGCAGAAAAGCTTTCACCCACATTTGTTTTCTATACCGTGAATGGCGTTGAAGAGGGAATTCGACGCGCCCAGGAGATCTTAAATTTCGGCGGCCGAGGACACACTGCTGCGGTGCACGCAAAAAACGACCGGGTAATCAGACAATTCGGTCTGGCGGTTCCGGCGTTTCGCGTGGTGGTTAACTCTCCGGCTTCAATTGGGGCGGTCGGCTACACCAACCGGCTCATGCCTTCCATGACTTTAGGCTGCGGCACGTTTGGCGGCAACATTACGTCTGACAATATCTCCGCGCATCATCTCATGAACATCAAACGGGTGGCTTATGAAACTAAACCGCTTTCCGCACCTAGAAACGGAACCACCTGGAGGCCGGCTGAGCGAAGTGATGCGCCCTACACAAAAGCACTCTCTGGAAATGTATCCAGAAAAGGTTCGACCAGGACTACCGATTCTATCCCGAAGCGTCGGGATGGAATTGGCGCCAGCAAAAAAGTTTATGGCGCCACCGGTATGACAGAATCAGAAGTAGAACAGGTGATTGAAGAATTCGTTAAGAACCGCTGA